In one window of Gossypium arboreum isolate Shixiya-1 chromosome 4, ASM2569848v2, whole genome shotgun sequence DNA:
- the LOC128291548 gene encoding callose synthase 7-like has protein sequence MASSSVPKRPPPPPPPFARLMRSRDPRNEYNILPFDGSPIMKLPEIEIAVEAVTKMKTLSRRKIDGVDEIDIFNWLSSLFGFQKGNTTNQREHLILLLANIYTRKKDLKCCTEVEAREGAIKQLKQDFLNNYELWCNYMRTKSNIRRDRAEMSHLCCTLSSYMG, from the exons CGCCACCGTTTGCGAGACTGATGAGGAGTAGAGACCCAAGAAATGAATATAACATTCTTCCCTTTGACGGTTCACCAATTATGAAGCTGCCGGAG ATTGAGATTGCGGTTGAAGCCGTTACTAAAATGAAGACTCTCAGTCGCCGAAAAATTGATGGTGTTGATGAaatagacatatttaattggcTTTCTTCTCTTTTTGGGTTTCAG AAAGGGAACACAACAAATCAGAGGGAGCACTTAATATTGCTACTGGCCAATATTTATACAAGGAAGAAGGATCTCAAGTGTTGTACTGAG GTTGAGGCACGTGAAGGGGCCATAAAGCAATTGAAACAAGATTTTCTCAACAATTATGAATTATGGTGTAACTATATGCGTACCAAATCAAATATCAG AAGAGACAGAGCAGAAATGTCTCATTTATGTTGCACTCTATCTTCTTATATGGGGTGA